A single genomic interval of Burkholderia cepacia ATCC 25416 harbors:
- a CDS encoding competence protein ComA yields MAGRWRARFAQGGHRSTGIDVGADEVRVVVLSRRGRGAEVCVEGLEREPVGLAGGPEDARWAAVARALAAAVSRLSAADVRCGARGVMALPDDEMRTAMLDLAGRDDIEDAARQAAERISGLAPDSLAFDWRQDGGAGEIEVAVASLALIERRVDVAAQAGVDLTVVDGESAAALRALRYAAQCELDAQAGPCAALWFHDSGVQGWRIDGPSAVPVLTLSGVVPGAFSDALRRRALGAVRCVLVAGDERCIARFETSVAEIGDVVGAVAVPFDCAGWGAQSCLSTGTPGGPALAVAFGLALRGVWE; encoded by the coding sequence ATGGCGGGAAGATGGCGAGCGCGGTTTGCGCAGGGCGGGCACCGGTCGACGGGAATCGACGTCGGTGCGGACGAGGTGAGGGTGGTCGTGCTGAGCCGGCGCGGCCGGGGCGCCGAGGTGTGCGTCGAGGGGCTGGAGCGGGAGCCGGTCGGGTTGGCGGGTGGCCCGGAGGATGCGCGTTGGGCGGCGGTCGCTCGGGCGCTGGCCGCGGCCGTGTCGAGACTGTCGGCGGCCGACGTGCGGTGCGGCGCGCGCGGCGTGATGGCGTTGCCCGATGACGAGATGCGCACCGCGATGCTGGACCTGGCCGGGCGGGACGACATCGAGGACGCCGCGCGGCAGGCGGCCGAACGCATTTCGGGGCTCGCGCCGGACAGTCTCGCGTTCGACTGGCGGCAGGATGGCGGTGCGGGGGAGATCGAGGTTGCCGTGGCCTCGCTGGCGCTGATCGAACGGCGGGTCGATGTGGCCGCGCAGGCCGGTGTCGATCTGACGGTGGTCGACGGCGAATCGGCCGCCGCGCTGCGTGCGTTGCGCTATGCGGCGCAATGCGAACTCGACGCGCAGGCGGGCCCCTGCGCGGCGCTCTGGTTCCATGACTCGGGCGTGCAGGGCTGGCGAATCGACGGTCCGTCGGCCGTACCGGTGCTGACGCTGTCCGGCGTGGTGCCGGGGGCGTTTTCCGATGCATTGCGCCGGCGCGCGCTCGGGGCCGTGCGCTGTGTCCTCGTGGCCGGGGACGAGCGGTGTATCGCCCGCTTCGAAACGTCCGTCGCCGAGATCGGCGACGTGGTCGGCGCGGTTGCGGTGCCGTTCGACTGCGCGGGCTGGGGCGCGCAATCGTGCCTGTCCACCGGCACGCCGGGCGGCCCGGCATTGGCTGTTGCATTCGGGCTGGCATTGCGCGGGGTGTGGGAATGA
- the pilQ gene encoding type IV pilus secretin PilQ, translating into MMKHGCRALAVWAGLTAAGASASLPPLPAVWPAASMEVPVPGLPLPQGAVDGADGPASAEAGPPPFDQAARTTLQAEAAAPAPGLEGPPIPLAPPARMGDAAARHPGDADDARRISLNLQGAGLAAAFDAFARFTGLNIVVGEQVRGTVTLRLNNVRWRDAFDTLLDTHGLAMSRRGNVIWVTPAAELAARERERFEMHARAADLEPLASRTFALRYPRAQDVQRLLAGATGQRLLSKRGAAAADPRTNLLFVTDLAPRLDQIASLIDAIDRPSRQVRIEARIVEGEQGFSRNLGARVALRAQARPPSGESASESASFTSGARNALDLAGRPLGGFEAATAGFTLFAAPLSRVLDVELSALEAQGRGQIVSSPRVVTADRVKAIVEQGSELPYQAKVGNGVSGVQFRRATLKLEVEPQITPDGRVVLDLDVTKDSVGEPTAAGPAIHTKHVQTRVEVENGGTVAIGGIYEQLNRNDVTRVPLLGKIPFLGALFRHRAQRDQRSELVVFITPTVVDARCDARGMGSADADKTGPEAAGAGSTRQPLCQ; encoded by the coding sequence ATGATGAAGCACGGATGTCGGGCGCTCGCCGTCTGGGCCGGATTGACGGCGGCCGGTGCAAGCGCCTCGTTGCCGCCGCTGCCGGCCGTCTGGCCCGCGGCATCGATGGAGGTGCCGGTGCCGGGCCTGCCGTTGCCCCAAGGCGCGGTGGACGGGGCGGACGGCCCCGCATCTGCGGAGGCCGGCCCGCCGCCGTTCGACCAGGCGGCTCGCACGACGCTTCAGGCGGAGGCCGCCGCCCCGGCCCCCGGGCTGGAGGGGCCGCCGATCCCGTTGGCGCCGCCGGCCCGGATGGGCGATGCCGCCGCGCGGCACCCGGGCGATGCGGACGACGCACGGCGGATTTCGCTGAATCTGCAGGGAGCGGGGCTTGCGGCCGCGTTCGACGCGTTCGCGCGGTTCACCGGGCTCAATATCGTCGTCGGCGAGCAGGTGCGCGGCACCGTCACGTTACGTCTGAACAATGTCCGCTGGCGCGATGCCTTCGACACGCTGCTCGACACGCACGGGCTCGCGATGTCGCGGCGGGGTAACGTGATATGGGTCACGCCGGCGGCCGAGCTGGCGGCGCGCGAACGCGAGCGCTTCGAAATGCACGCGCGGGCCGCGGATCTGGAGCCGCTTGCGAGCCGGACGTTCGCGCTGCGCTACCCGCGCGCGCAGGACGTGCAACGGCTGCTGGCCGGCGCAACCGGCCAGCGCCTGCTGTCGAAGCGCGGCGCCGCGGCGGCGGATCCGCGGACGAACCTGCTGTTCGTCACCGATCTCGCGCCGCGTCTCGACCAGATCGCGAGCCTGATCGATGCGATCGACCGGCCGTCGCGGCAGGTCCGGATCGAGGCCCGCATCGTCGAGGGCGAGCAAGGCTTTTCGCGCAATCTCGGCGCACGTGTCGCGCTGAGGGCGCAGGCGCGGCCGCCGTCGGGCGAGAGTGCGAGCGAAAGCGCCTCGTTCACGAGCGGCGCGCGCAACGCGCTCGACCTTGCCGGGCGGCCGCTCGGCGGCTTCGAAGCGGCGACCGCCGGCTTCACGCTGTTTGCCGCGCCGCTCAGCCGTGTGCTCGACGTCGAACTGAGCGCGCTCGAGGCGCAGGGGCGGGGCCAGATCGTTTCGAGCCCGCGCGTGGTGACCGCCGATCGCGTCAAGGCGATCGTCGAACAGGGTTCGGAGCTGCCGTACCAGGCGAAGGTGGGCAATGGCGTGAGCGGCGTGCAGTTCCGCCGGGCGACGCTCAAGCTCGAGGTCGAGCCGCAGATCACGCCGGACGGGCGCGTCGTGCTCGACCTGGACGTGACGAAGGACAGCGTCGGCGAGCCGACGGCGGCCGGCCCGGCGATTCATACGAAGCACGTACAGACGCGCGTCGAGGTCGAGAACGGCGGGACGGTCGCGATCGGCGGGATCTATGAGCAACTGAACCGGAACGATGTGACGCGCGTGCCGCTCTTGGGCAAAATACCGTTTCTGGGCGCGCTTTTCCGGCACCGCGCGCAACGCGACCAGCGCAGCGAACTGGTCGTCTTCATCACGCCGACGGTCGTCGATGCGCGCTGCGATGCACGCGGCATGGGCAGCGCGGATGCCGATAAAACGGGGCCGGAAGCCGCCGGCGCAGGCTCGACAAGGCAGCCGCTTTGCCAGTAA
- the aroK gene encoding shikimate kinase AroK: MQARDPHANVFFVGLMGAGKTTVGRAVARRLDRTFFDSDHEIEARTGARIPVIFELEGEAGFRDRETQVIADLTQRENIVLATGGGAVLRPENRDCLKSNGIVVYLRANPHDLWLRTRKDKNRPLLQTEDPKGRLEALYEVRDPLYRECADFVIETGRPSVNGLVNMVLMQLELAGVIAKPLQA; encoded by the coding sequence TTGCAAGCGCGGGACCCACATGCAAACGTATTTTTCGTCGGCCTTATGGGAGCGGGTAAGACCACCGTGGGCCGTGCGGTCGCGCGTCGTCTCGACAGGACGTTCTTCGACTCCGACCACGAAATCGAGGCCCGCACGGGCGCGCGCATTCCGGTGATCTTCGAGCTGGAGGGCGAGGCCGGGTTTCGCGATCGCGAAACGCAGGTCATCGCCGATCTCACGCAGCGCGAGAACATCGTGCTCGCGACGGGCGGCGGCGCGGTGCTGCGCCCGGAAAATCGCGACTGCCTGAAAAGCAACGGTATCGTCGTCTACCTGCGCGCGAACCCGCACGACCTGTGGCTGCGCACGCGCAAGGACAAGAACCGCCCGCTGCTGCAGACCGAAGACCCGAAGGGGCGCCTCGAAGCGCTGTATGAAGTGCGCGACCCGCTGTACCGCGAATGCGCGGATTTCGTCATCGAGACCGGCCGTCCGTCGGTCAACGGTCTCGTCAACATGGTGCTGATGCAACTCGAACTGGCGGGCGTCATCGCCAAGCCGCTACAAGCATGA
- the aroB gene encoding 3-dehydroquinate synthase, whose amino-acid sequence MITVNVDLGDRAYPIHIGAGLIGRAELFAPHIKGSSVTIVTNTTVDPLYGDALRAALAPLGKRVSTVVLPDGEAYKNWETLNLIFDGLLTDRADRKTTLVALGGGVIGDMTGFAAACYMRGVPFIQVPTTLLSQVDSSVGGKTGINHPLGKNMIGAFYQPQAVIADIGALTTLPDRELAAGVAEIIKTGAIADAAFFDWIEANVDALNRRDPAALAHAVKRSCEIKASVVAADEREGGLRAILNFGHTFGHAIEAGLGYGEWLHGEAVGCGMVMAGDLSVRLGLLDEASRQRLDAVIAAAHLPTRGPALGDARYMDLMRVDKKAEAGAIKFILLKRFGDTLITQAPDEAVFATLAQTTR is encoded by the coding sequence ATGATTACTGTCAACGTCGACCTGGGCGACCGCGCCTACCCGATTCACATTGGCGCCGGCCTGATCGGCCGCGCCGAGCTGTTCGCACCTCACATCAAGGGTTCTTCCGTCACGATCGTCACGAACACGACGGTCGATCCGCTCTACGGCGACGCGCTGCGCGCGGCGCTCGCGCCGCTCGGCAAGCGCGTGTCGACGGTCGTGCTGCCGGACGGCGAGGCGTACAAGAACTGGGAGACGCTGAACCTGATCTTCGACGGCCTGCTGACCGACCGCGCGGACCGCAAGACGACGCTCGTCGCGCTCGGCGGCGGCGTGATCGGCGACATGACGGGCTTTGCGGCCGCATGCTACATGCGCGGCGTGCCGTTCATCCAGGTGCCGACGACGCTGCTGTCGCAGGTCGATTCGTCGGTCGGTGGCAAGACGGGCATCAACCATCCGCTCGGCAAGAACATGATCGGCGCGTTCTACCAGCCGCAGGCCGTGATCGCGGACATCGGCGCGCTGACGACGTTGCCCGACCGTGAACTGGCGGCCGGTGTCGCCGAGATCATCAAGACCGGCGCGATCGCCGATGCGGCATTCTTCGACTGGATCGAGGCCAACGTCGACGCGCTGAACCGTCGCGACCCGGCTGCGCTCGCGCACGCGGTGAAGCGCTCGTGCGAGATCAAGGCGAGCGTGGTGGCGGCCGACGAACGCGAAGGCGGCCTGCGCGCGATCCTGAACTTCGGCCACACGTTCGGTCATGCGATCGAGGCCGGGCTCGGCTACGGCGAGTGGCTGCACGGCGAGGCGGTCGGCTGCGGGATGGTGATGGCGGGCGACCTGTCGGTGCGGCTCGGCCTGCTCGACGAAGCGTCGCGGCAGCGCCTCGATGCGGTGATCGCGGCGGCGCACCTGCCGACCCGCGGGCCCGCGCTCGGCGACGCGCGCTACATGGACCTGATGCGCGTCGACAAGAAGGCGGAGGCCGGCGCGATCAAGTTCATCCTGCTGAAGCGATTCGGCGATACGCTGATCACGCAGGCGCCGGACGAAGCCGTATTCGCTACACTGGCGCAGACGACGCGCTAA
- a CDS encoding deoxyguanosinetriphosphate triphosphohydrolase yields the protein MSETSSSTLPEAGRVSAAPVAEPPTLAALEAHLAPYAAHASQSRGRRHPETPPAARTEFQRDRDRIVHSTAFRRLEYKTQVFVNHEGDLFRTRLTHSLEVAQIARSVARNLRLNEDLVEAISLAHDLGHTPFGHAGQDALNACMREHGGFEHNLQSLAVVDELEEHYGAFNGLNLCFETREGILKHCSRENARKLGALGERFLQGRQPSLEAQLANIADEIAYNNHDVDDGLRSGLITIEQLAEVELWQRHYEAALAEFPHLEGRRLVHETVRRIINTLIVDLIDETTRNLARVAPASLDDVRAAPPLVSHSESVAAQAAALKRFLFKNLYRHYKVMRMASKAQRVVTGLFDAFIDDPRLLPPPYQSDDAAQQPRLVAHYIAGMTDRFALKEYQRLFVINDN from the coding sequence GTGAGCGAGACATCCAGCAGCACACTGCCCGAAGCCGGCCGCGTATCCGCTGCGCCGGTGGCCGAGCCGCCGACACTGGCGGCGCTGGAAGCCCATCTCGCTCCGTATGCCGCACACGCGTCGCAGTCGCGCGGCCGCCGCCATCCGGAAACACCACCGGCGGCGCGCACCGAATTCCAGCGCGACCGCGACCGCATCGTCCATTCGACCGCGTTTCGCCGGCTCGAATACAAGACACAGGTCTTCGTCAATCATGAAGGCGATCTGTTCCGCACGCGTCTCACGCACAGCCTCGAAGTCGCGCAGATCGCCCGCTCGGTCGCGCGCAACCTGCGCCTGAACGAGGATCTCGTCGAGGCGATCTCGCTCGCGCACGATCTCGGCCATACGCCGTTCGGCCATGCCGGGCAGGACGCGCTGAACGCCTGCATGCGCGAGCATGGCGGCTTCGAGCACAACCTGCAGAGCCTGGCGGTCGTCGACGAGCTCGAGGAGCACTACGGCGCGTTCAACGGGCTGAACCTGTGCTTCGAGACACGCGAAGGCATCCTGAAGCACTGCTCGCGCGAGAATGCGCGCAAGCTCGGTGCGCTCGGCGAGCGCTTCCTGCAGGGCCGCCAGCCGTCGCTCGAAGCGCAGCTTGCCAACATCGCGGACGAGATCGCGTACAACAACCACGACGTCGACGACGGCCTGCGTTCCGGCCTGATCACGATCGAGCAGCTCGCGGAAGTCGAGCTGTGGCAGCGCCACTACGAGGCGGCGCTCGCCGAGTTCCCGCACCTCGAAGGCCGCCGTCTCGTGCACGAGACGGTGCGCCGCATCATCAACACGCTGATCGTCGACCTGATCGACGAAACGACGCGCAATCTCGCGCGCGTCGCGCCGGCGTCGCTCGACGACGTGCGCGCGGCGCCGCCGCTCGTGTCGCACAGCGAATCCGTTGCCGCCCAGGCGGCCGCCCTCAAGCGTTTCCTCTTCAAGAACCTCTATCGCCACTACAAGGTGATGCGCATGGCGAGCAAGGCGCAGCGCGTCGTCACCGGGCTGTTCGATGCGTTCATCGACGATCCGCGGCTGCTGCCGCCGCCGTACCAGTCCGACGACGCCGCGCAGCAGCCGCGCCTCGTCGCGCACTACATCGCCGGCATGACCGACCGCTTCGCGCTGAAGGAGTATCAGCGCCTGTTCGTCATCAACGACAACTGA
- the ugpB gene encoding sn-glycerol-3-phosphate ABC transporter substrate-binding protein UgpB, whose translation MKKKPAGTLVRSIALGGALMFGVQHAALAATEIQFWHAMEAALGERVNAIADQFNASQSDYKIVPVFKGTYDQALAAGIAAYRSGNAPAILQVYEVGTATMMQAKKAVVPVYDVFRQAGVPLDEKAFVPTIASYYSDAKTGHLVSMPFNSSTPVLYYNKDAFKKAGLDPNQPPKTWADVKDDAEKLRKSGMACGFTTGWQGWIQLENYSAWHALPFASRNNGFDGTDAVLEFNKPQQIAHVSFLQQMAKDGTFTYAGRKDEASAKFYSGDCGIMTTSSGALANLQKFAKFSFGTGMMPYDANVKGAPQNAIIGGASLWVLAGKDPATYKGVAKFLAFLASPAVAAKWHQDTGYLPVTKAAYDLTREQGFYAKNPSAETAIKQMLNKPPLPYTKGLRLGNMPQIRTVVDEEFEQVWAQKKSPKDALDSAASRGNELLRRFEKSGS comes from the coding sequence ATGAAGAAGAAGCCTGCGGGGACACTGGTTCGTTCGATCGCGCTCGGCGGCGCGCTGATGTTCGGGGTGCAGCACGCGGCGCTCGCCGCGACGGAAATCCAGTTCTGGCATGCGATGGAAGCCGCGCTCGGCGAGCGGGTCAACGCGATCGCCGACCAGTTCAACGCGTCGCAGAGCGACTACAAGATCGTGCCGGTCTTCAAGGGCACCTACGACCAGGCGCTCGCGGCCGGCATCGCGGCCTACCGCAGCGGCAATGCGCCGGCGATCCTCCAGGTCTATGAAGTCGGCACGGCCACGATGATGCAGGCGAAGAAGGCCGTCGTGCCCGTCTACGACGTGTTCAGGCAGGCCGGCGTGCCGCTCGACGAAAAGGCGTTCGTGCCGACCATCGCGAGCTACTACAGCGACGCGAAGACGGGCCATCTCGTGTCGATGCCGTTCAACAGCTCGACGCCGGTGCTGTACTACAACAAGGACGCGTTCAAGAAGGCCGGGCTCGATCCGAACCAGCCGCCGAAGACGTGGGCCGACGTGAAGGACGATGCCGAGAAACTGCGCAAGTCGGGGATGGCGTGCGGCTTCACGACCGGCTGGCAGGGCTGGATCCAGCTCGAAAACTACAGCGCGTGGCATGCACTGCCGTTCGCGAGCCGCAACAACGGCTTCGACGGTACGGACGCCGTGCTCGAATTCAACAAGCCGCAGCAGATCGCGCACGTGTCGTTCCTGCAGCAGATGGCGAAGGACGGCACGTTCACGTACGCGGGCCGCAAGGACGAAGCATCGGCGAAGTTCTACAGCGGCGACTGCGGGATCATGACGACGTCGTCGGGCGCGCTCGCGAACCTGCAGAAGTTCGCGAAGTTCAGCTTCGGCACGGGCATGATGCCGTACGACGCGAACGTGAAGGGCGCGCCGCAGAACGCGATCATCGGCGGCGCGAGCCTGTGGGTGCTGGCGGGCAAGGATCCGGCGACCTACAAGGGCGTCGCGAAATTCCTCGCGTTTCTCGCATCGCCGGCCGTCGCCGCGAAGTGGCACCAGGACACGGGTTACCTGCCGGTCACCAAGGCGGCGTACGACCTGACGCGCGAACAGGGCTTCTACGCGAAGAACCCGAGCGCCGAAACCGCGATCAAGCAGATGCTGAACAAGCCGCCGCTGCCGTACACGAAGGGGCTGCGCCTGGGCAACATGCCGCAGATCCGCACGGTCGTCGACGAGGAGTTCGAACAGGTCTGGGCGCAGAAGAAATCGCCGAAGGACGCGCTCGATTCGGCGGCCTCGCGCGGCAACGAGCTGCTGCGCCGCTTCGAGAAGTCGGGCAGCTGA
- the ugpA gene encoding sn-glycerol-3-phosphate ABC transporter permease UgpA: MQSRSRFGTSLLPYLLIAPQLAITAVFFLWPAGVALWQSTQMQDAFGTSSEFVGFANFTHLFADPLYLDSFRTTLVFSTLVTVSGLVVSLLLAACADRVTRGARTYRTLLIWPYAVAPTIAAVLWAFLFNPSIGLITYALAKGGIVWNHALNGGQAMFLVVLASVWKQVSYNFLFFYAGLQAIPRSLIEAAAIDGAGPVRRFFNLVLPLLSPTSFFLLVVNLVYSFFDTFPVIDAATGGGPAQSTKTLIYKIYAEGFQGLDIGSSGAQSVVLMIIVVGLTVIQFRFVERRVQYA; the protein is encoded by the coding sequence ATGCAATCCCGTTCCCGTTTCGGCACGAGCCTGCTGCCGTACCTGCTGATCGCGCCGCAACTCGCGATCACCGCCGTGTTCTTCCTGTGGCCGGCCGGCGTCGCGCTGTGGCAGTCGACGCAGATGCAGGACGCGTTCGGCACGTCGAGTGAATTCGTCGGTTTTGCGAACTTCACGCACCTGTTCGCCGATCCGCTGTATCTCGATTCGTTCCGCACGACGCTCGTGTTCAGCACGCTCGTCACGGTGAGCGGGCTCGTCGTGTCGCTGCTGCTCGCCGCGTGCGCGGACCGCGTGACCCGTGGCGCGCGCACATATCGCACGTTGTTGATCTGGCCGTACGCGGTCGCGCCGACGATCGCCGCCGTGCTGTGGGCGTTCCTGTTCAATCCGAGCATCGGCCTGATCACCTATGCGCTCGCGAAGGGCGGCATCGTGTGGAACCACGCGCTGAACGGCGGGCAGGCGATGTTCCTCGTCGTGCTCGCGTCGGTGTGGAAGCAGGTGAGCTACAACTTCCTGTTCTTCTACGCGGGCCTGCAGGCGATTCCGCGTTCGCTGATCGAGGCGGCGGCGATCGACGGCGCGGGGCCGGTGCGACGCTTCTTCAACCTCGTGCTGCCGCTGCTGTCGCCCACCAGTTTCTTCCTGCTGGTCGTCAACCTCGTCTATTCGTTCTTCGACACGTTCCCGGTGATCGACGCGGCCACCGGCGGCGGCCCCGCGCAGAGCACGAAGACGCTGATCTACAAGATCTACGCGGAAGGCTTCCAGGGGCTCGACATCGGCAGCTCCGGCGCGCAGTCGGTCGTACTGATGATCATCGTCGTCGGGCTCACGGTGATCCAGTTCCGTTTCGTCGAACGCAGGGTGCAATACGCATGA
- the ugpE gene encoding sn-glycerol-3-phosphate ABC transporter permease UgpE: MIENRKGFDLFCHAVLIAGVVLIVFPVYVAFCAATMSAQEVLTVPLSLVPSTHLFENIAYIWGHGSGAATAPFGRLLVNSFAMALGISVGKIAVSILSAYAIVYFRFPFRNTAFWLIFVTLMLPVEVRIFPTVQVVSTLHLTNTYAGLTLPLIASATATFLFRQFFMTLPDELMDAARIDGAGPMRFFWDVVLPLSKTSIAALFVITFIYGWSQYLWPILITTEASLSTAVVGIKMMIASGDAATEWQYVMAATLLAMIPPLVVVLAMQRWFVRGLVDSEK, from the coding sequence ATGATCGAAAATCGCAAGGGTTTCGACCTGTTCTGCCACGCGGTGCTGATCGCGGGCGTCGTGCTGATCGTGTTCCCCGTCTACGTCGCGTTCTGTGCGGCGACGATGAGCGCGCAGGAAGTGCTCACGGTGCCGCTGTCGCTCGTGCCGAGCACGCACCTGTTCGAGAACATCGCCTATATCTGGGGCCACGGCAGCGGCGCCGCGACGGCGCCGTTCGGCCGCCTGCTCGTCAACAGCTTCGCGATGGCGCTCGGCATCTCGGTCGGCAAGATCGCGGTGTCGATCCTGTCCGCGTACGCGATCGTCTATTTCCGCTTCCCGTTCCGCAACACGGCGTTCTGGCTGATCTTCGTCACGTTGATGCTGCCGGTGGAAGTGCGGATCTTCCCGACCGTGCAGGTCGTGTCGACGCTGCACCTGACGAACACCTACGCCGGGCTGACGCTGCCGCTGATCGCGTCGGCCACCGCGACGTTCCTGTTCCGGCAGTTCTTCATGACGCTGCCCGACGAACTGATGGACGCCGCGCGCATCGACGGCGCGGGGCCGATGCGCTTCTTCTGGGACGTCGTGCTGCCGCTGTCGAAGACGAGCATCGCGGCGCTGTTCGTGATCACGTTCATCTATGGCTGGAGCCAGTACCTGTGGCCGATCCTGATCACGACGGAAGCATCGCTGTCGACGGCGGTGGTGGGCATCAAGATGATGATCGCGAGCGGCGACGCCGCGACCGAATGGCAATACGTGATGGCGGCGACGCTGCTGGCGATGATTCCGCCGCTCGTCGTCGTGCTGGCGATGCAGCGCTGGTTCGTGCGCGGCCTCGTCGATTCCGAGAAATGA
- a CDS encoding sn-glycerol-3-phosphate import ATP-binding protein UgpC, with amino-acid sequence MAALSLKGVRKSYDGKQHVLHGIDVEIADGEFIVLVGPSGCGKSTLLRMIAGLETVTDGEIAIGERVVNTLEPKDRDIAMVFQNYALYPHMTVAQNMGYGLKIRGIERATIDSRVAAAAKILELEPLLARRPRELSGGQRQRVAMGRAIVREPSVFLFDEPLSNLDAKLRVQMRLEIQRLHARLATTSVYVTHDQIEAMTLAQRVIVMNRGYAEQIGAPVDVYEKPATVFVAGFIGSPAMNLMHGRLSDDGATFTVAGGGPALPVAGAPGIGAEIATGRDWVLGVRPEHMTPQPGVAQATLPVDSCELLGADNLAHGRWGNHDVAVRLPHADRPARGTALAAALPAHRLHFFDPETGKRAG; translated from the coding sequence ATGGCTGCGCTGAGCTTGAAGGGCGTCAGGAAATCCTACGACGGCAAGCAGCACGTGCTGCATGGCATCGACGTGGAGATCGCCGACGGCGAATTCATCGTGCTGGTCGGCCCGTCGGGCTGCGGCAAGTCGACGTTGCTGCGGATGATCGCGGGGCTCGAGACGGTGACGGACGGCGAGATCGCGATCGGCGAGCGCGTCGTCAACACGCTGGAGCCGAAGGATCGCGACATCGCGATGGTGTTCCAGAACTATGCGCTGTATCCGCACATGACGGTCGCGCAGAACATGGGCTACGGGCTGAAGATCCGCGGGATCGAGCGTGCGACGATCGACTCGCGGGTGGCGGCGGCCGCGAAGATCCTCGAACTCGAGCCGCTGCTCGCGCGGCGCCCGCGCGAGCTGTCGGGCGGCCAGCGGCAGCGCGTCGCGATGGGGCGCGCGATCGTGCGCGAGCCGTCGGTGTTCCTGTTCGACGAGCCGTTGTCGAACCTCGACGCGAAATTGCGCGTGCAGATGCGGCTCGAGATCCAGCGGCTGCATGCGCGGCTCGCGACGACGAGCGTCTACGTGACGCACGACCAGATCGAGGCGATGACGCTTGCGCAGCGTGTGATCGTGATGAATCGCGGCTACGCGGAGCAGATCGGCGCGCCGGTCGACGTGTACGAGAAGCCGGCGACGGTGTTTGTCGCGGGCTTCATCGGCTCGCCCGCGATGAACCTCATGCACGGCCGGCTGTCGGACGACGGCGCGACCTTCACGGTCGCGGGCGGCGGCCCCGCGCTGCCGGTCGCCGGCGCACCCGGCATAGGCGCGGAGATCGCCACCGGGCGCGACTGGGTGCTCGGCGTGCGTCCGGAACACATGACACCGCAGCCGGGCGTCGCGCAGGCGACGCTGCCGGTCGACTCGTGCGAGCTGCTCGGCGCGGACAACCTCGCGCACGGCCGCTGGGGCAACCACGACGTCGCGGTGCGCCTGCCGCACGCGGACCGCCCCGCGCGCGGCACGGCGCTGGCGGCCGCGCTGCCCGCGCACCGGCTGCATTTCTTCGACCCAGAGACCGGCAAGCGTGCCGGCTGA
- the ugpQ gene encoding glycerophosphodiester phosphodiesterase, whose translation MISRTDWPYPRVVAHRGGGTLAPENTLAALDEGARRGYRMVEFDAKLSADDVTFLLHDDTVDRTSNGQGAAAGMRYAALAELDAGAWRDARFAGERMPTLEAAAARCIAHGLAANVEIKPCPGRERETGQRVAADAAAYWRDAAVPPLLSSFSFDALQQARETVPALPRGMLYESVPDDWHAQVVGALGCVSLHADHKRLDELLVRAIKAAGLRILVYTVNDLERARELARWGVDAICTDRIDLIGPDALDDIA comes from the coding sequence ATGATTTCCCGTACCGACTGGCCCTATCCGCGCGTCGTCGCCCATCGCGGCGGCGGCACGCTCGCGCCGGAGAACACGCTCGCCGCGCTCGACGAGGGCGCGCGACGCGGTTACCGGATGGTCGAGTTCGACGCGAAGCTGTCGGCCGACGACGTGACGTTCCTGCTGCACGACGACACGGTCGACCGGACGTCGAACGGCCAGGGGGCGGCGGCGGGCATGCGCTATGCGGCGCTGGCCGAGCTCGACGCGGGGGCTTGGCGCGACGCGCGCTTCGCGGGCGAGCGGATGCCGACGCTCGAGGCGGCGGCGGCACGCTGCATCGCGCACGGGCTGGCCGCCAACGTCGAGATCAAGCCGTGCCCGGGGCGCGAGCGCGAGACCGGGCAGCGCGTGGCGGCCGACGCGGCCGCGTACTGGCGCGATGCGGCGGTCCCGCCGCTGCTGTCGTCGTTCTCGTTCGATGCGCTGCAACAGGCGCGCGAGACCGTGCCGGCGCTGCCGCGCGGGATGCTCTACGAGTCCGTGCCGGACGACTGGCATGCGCAGGTCGTCGGCGCGCTCGGCTGCGTATCGTTGCATGCAGACCACAAACGGCTCGACGAACTGCTCGTGCGCGCGATCAAGGCGGCCGGGCTGCGCATCCTGGTGTACACGGTGAACGACCTCGAACGGGCGCGCGAACTCGCGCGTTGGGGTGTCGACGCGATCTGCACGGACCGCATCGACCTGATTGGTCCCGATGCGCTGGACGACATCGCGTAG